A genomic stretch from Verrucomicrobiota bacterium includes:
- a CDS encoding sugar transferase, producing the protein MVKRACDLILTMISAPFWLPLLGALTILVAIRMGRPILFRQPRPGLHGHVFLMLKFRTMTDIKNATGDFPPDSERLTQFGQWLRSTSLDELPELLNVLRGDMSLVGPRPLLVRYLERYTPEQARRHNVKPGLTGWAQVNGRNALSWEEKFRLDCWYVDHQSLWLDLKILGLTLGRVFRREGISATGEATMPEFMGSTKESSAK; encoded by the coding sequence CATGATCTCGGCACCCTTCTGGCTTCCCCTGCTCGGCGCGCTCACAATCCTTGTCGCCATCCGCATGGGCAGGCCGATCCTGTTTCGCCAGCCACGGCCAGGTCTCCACGGCCACGTTTTCTTGATGCTCAAATTCAGAACCATGACCGACATCAAGAATGCCACCGGTGATTTCCCTCCCGATTCCGAACGACTCACCCAATTCGGACAGTGGCTTCGATCCACATCCCTCGATGAGCTGCCGGAATTGCTCAATGTGCTCCGGGGAGACATGAGTTTGGTCGGGCCGCGTCCGCTGCTGGTTCGATACTTGGAACGGTACACCCCGGAACAAGCCCGACGACACAACGTCAAACCCGGACTCACCGGATGGGCCCAGGTGAACGGTCGAAACGCTCTTAGCTGGGAGGAAAAATTTCGCCTCGATTGTTGGTACGTCGATCATCAGTCCCTGTGGCTCGATCTCAAGATCCTTGGCCTGACCCTCGGGCGGGTGTTCCGGCGCGAGGGCATCAGCGCGACAGGAGAAGCCACGATGCCTGAGTTTATGGGATCCACCAAGGAGTCTTCGGCGAAATAA